The following proteins are co-located in the Lagenorhynchus albirostris chromosome 4, mLagAlb1.1, whole genome shotgun sequence genome:
- the STAP1 gene encoding LOW QUALITY PROTEIN: signal-transducing adaptor protein 1 (The sequence of the model RefSeq protein was modified relative to this genomic sequence to represent the inferred CDS: inserted 1 base in 1 codon), protein MAGTKEPRSSERARERAHSRASNYTESTESGEEWRGFILTITELSVPLHVSLLPGQVIRLHEALXEKKRRIETEQTLSSFPEKGKEPIEDYVDVLNPMPPVEGSSLPKVTQLNPGPWRGGSWARLLPEEHLIRAVTGWSRSQLGAGSRAAVGAGVGGSFAMDDDDDDDDDDDDDMMAIINNHCPHLWGTFVGALLPRIKHYKVMSVGKNYTIELEKPITLPNLFSVIDYFVKETRGNLRPFIYSTDETLEMKGFPVTSLK, encoded by the exons ATGGCGGGAACTAAGGAGCCGCGATCCAGCGAGCGCGCCCGGGAGCGCGCCCACTCGCGCGCATCCAACTAC ACAGAGAGCACAGAAAGTGGGGAAGAATGGAGAGGCTTCATTCTCACAATAACAGAG CTGTCAGTTCCCCTACATGTGTCACTCCTTCCTGGGCAAGTAATTAGACTGCATGAAGcct gggaaaagaaaaggagaattgaGACAGAGCAGACACTGAGTTCATTTCCTGAAAAAGGGAAGGAACCAATTGAAGATTATGTGGATGTATTGAACCCTATGCCA CCTGTGGAGGGCAGCagcctgcccaaagtcacacagctaaaccCAGGTCCATGGCGAGGTGGCTCCTGGGCCCGCCTCTTACCTGAGGAGCATCTGATCAGGGCAGTGACTGGATGGAGCCGGTCTCAGCTAGGAGCTGGCTCGAGGGCGGCGGTAGGGGCCGGGGTGGGAGGCAG CTTTGCcatggatgatgatgatgatgatgatgatgatgatgatgatgatatgatGGCTATTATTAACAATCACTGTCCCCACTTATGGGGTACATTTGTGGGTGCTCT cctgcCAAGAATCAAGCACTACAAAGTGATGAGTGTAGGAAAAAACTACACTATTGAATTGGAAAAACCT ATAACACTCCCAAATCTTTTCAGCGTCATTGATTATTTCGTGAAGGAGACTCGAGGAAATTTACGACCATTTATATATTCAACTGATGAAACCCTTG agatgAAAGGATTTCCTGTAAcatctctaaaataa